From Nitrospiria bacterium:
ACGGTTCAACATAGGGTAATCTTACCTACTTCGCTGTTTATAGAGGGGAAAACAGAGATGTTCTCTTGGTTAGTGCGGTTCATTGAACACCATCCAAACCTTCATCGTAGTTTGCTGCTCATTTGGCGGCTGTTTCCGCCTCGGCTGGCGGGATTTCTAAAAGGACTGCTCGCCAGAAAATGGGTGGTCGGTGCGGTAGCCGTCATGATTGATGAGAATAAATCGCCTCCGGAGGTTCTTTTGGTAGAACACAGCTATCGCCGTAAAGGCGCATGGGGCCTTCCCGGGGGGTCACTCGAATCAACTACCGGAAATCCGACCAGAGGTGGCCATGAGGCATTGCCTGACAATGTGGTCGAGTCCGCGCTCCAGCAGGAAATATTTGAGGAACTCGGTATCGGGATCACGGTGTTTCGCCTCCTGAGAATCGATGCGATACCCTATGTCTCAGAAGAACCGGGCCCCTATCGGTTGGACTTTTACTTTCGCTGTGCCCCACATGACGGATTTTCACTTTTGCGGCAAGGCC
This genomic window contains:
- a CDS encoding NUDIX hydrolase — translated: MFSWLVRFIEHHPNLHRSLLLIWRLFPPRLAGFLKGLLARKWVVGAVAVMIDENKSPPEVLLVEHSYRRKGAWGLPGGSLESTTGNPTRGGHEALPDNVVESALQQEIFEELGIGITVFRLLRIDAIPYVSEEPGPYRLDFYFRCAPHDGFSLLRQGLSSGQIKPRSPEIKQIRFVPLTDLRKFDLYSTDFRFLLQDLPRIEPALFT